A genome region from Purpureocillium takamizusanense chromosome 8, complete sequence includes the following:
- a CDS encoding uncharacterized protein (EggNog:ENOG503Q0A1), whose translation MLRHIAVRYSAFSRAARSRLKSPFTTLDNTAATTHSAHPGTLGRAGADWIRRPRAMSSSLAGPSRVSRTETYLDYASTRDIDFDHIESNLTCTQFRDSVWGFVIYRCSEGNQTAWIGLLEALRSKVQESLAFYIREDMLKFHDLHVIDEKTLYGATSHQVRDHFQSWVPKNLDDRLLPNATSPQDELGWLYATSTPRYEYCLFVDDLCLESMDHPGGDSPVVKILCKKWESPFPPQERNYTVPSPFHDGATEYEEEDVGWMYMPVDGYLDKYDLLGKCDWDDQYVRPPYINGFEDESVFVGHWRRDS comes from the exons ATGTTGCGACACATTGCAGTTAGATATAGCGCCTTctctcgcgccgcccgaaGCCGTCTAAAGTCCCCATTCACAACCTTGGATAAtaccgccgccacgacacACTCGGCGCACCCTGGAACACTGGGCCGGGCTGGAGCTGATTGGattcgtcgtcctcgagccaTGAGCAGTAGCTTGGCAGGACCTTCTCGGGTCTCCAGGACCGAAACATATCTCGACTACGCGTCGACCCGTGACATCGATTTTGACCATATCGAATCAAATTTGACGTGCACACAGTTTCGCGATTCCGTCTGGGGGTTCGTG ATATATCGGTGCTCTGAAGGTAATCAGACAGCTTGGATTGGCCTGCTGGAAGCCTTACGCAGCAAGGTCCAAGAAAGCCTCGCGTTTTACATCCGCGAAGATATGCTGAAATTCCACGATCTCCACGTCATCGACGAGAAGACACTGTA CGGAGCCACGTCCCACCAAGTCCGAGATCACTTCCAGTCCTGGGTCCCAAAGAACCTCGACGATCGTCTCCTGCCGAATGCTACTAGTCCACAGGATGAGCTTGGCTGGCTCTACGCAACATCCACGCCCAGATACGAATATTGTCTCTTCGTGGATGACCTCTGTCTCGAGTCTATGGACCATCCAGGTGGTGACTCGCCAGTCGTGAAGATTCTGTGCAAGAAGTGGGAGTCTCCCTTTCCCCCACAGGAGAGGAACTACACAGTGCCTTCCCCGTTCCATGATGGTGCCACCGAGTACGAAGAGGAAGATGTGGGCTGGATGTACATGCCAGTGGACGGATACCTAGATAAGTATGATTTGCTTGGGAAATGCGACTGGGACGACCAGTACGTGAGGCCTCCATACATTAACGGATTCGAGGATGAGAGTGTATTTGTCGGGCATTGGAGGCGAGATTCGTAA